CTCTGTGTCTGTTTAAGCATAAATTATTTGCACggaattattttttgttccatttTCCATTTCTTCACATCGCTTATTTTTTAATGGAAATTATGATTGATACTGCCTTTCCATTAGTTCAGTGCATATTTAATTCTGTTCTGACTTCtgaaagttcttttttttattaatggtaaatatatttatgtattttgCCTCAATAAGGAATACTTCATTAGGCTATACTGATTATTTTCCCAAAACAAtatgggaccacctatacatttggcgacaaattttctcctaaaaatttgacagatgtaattgtaatacaatcgtagtgtaattacactgtaacttatatgtaattacactgtaacttgcatgtaactacagtgtaacttgtacgtaagtttcatgtaattttgaatcattatatctattacaagatttgttttgctggggaagaaaaaaaatcacggcacatacatatgtataaggatttgttcccacaacctccattttaccgaaataacatattacagagagatttttgaaagttacatacaagttacactatagttacagtgtaattacatgcaagttacagtgtaattacactacgactgtactgtaattacatctgtcaaatttttgggagaaaatttgtcgacaaatatatagcaaaatcgaacaATATTGCAATTCACATTGCAAGCTATTGTGAATGGTGGTTATTAGATGTCCTTGCTGATATAATCTTACCTAAATTTTTAACGCATATCCAGTGAGATTACATGGTCCCCCTTGTGCTCCATGGCGTAAGGCAGGCTACCCACTAAGATGGCATCACCCCAAATCCCAATACTAAATCCGAGCCTTTTAGCTTATTTGCCTAAGAAACGAGTCTATTTGTCACTTTTTCCTTCTCCTTTTCGCCTCAATTTGACGTGCATCTGATCTGGTTCTGAGCTGTGATGACTTTCTCCGTAAAGCTTGTCTGCGACAGTGGTTTGCTTAACTCGCAGTTGCCAGCTAAATCTGATGAACTTTTTGATCACTTGTGGCCATAGGAAGAGAAATTTTATAAATCATGATCCTCTACCCTGGAACTCTGAAAGGTGTTTGATAACgtaagttgtttttttattgaCTTGATTCTTGGTGGGACACCCGAATCACATGCTCACATGTGGACCAGACTTCTCATCAGATCATgtaattaagtaattaactaGAATTGTGTACCATTGATCAGAGGTGCAGCTAAGATTTCTCGTAACTTTAGTTACTTTTCAAATCTCCTAGATTCCTTCACCAATGATCTGTTCTGGTGCAATTTGGGTCATTTGTGGACCACATGATGTATGTTGTCTTCTTTCTGAtcagatgatcaaaaccaagtCATGAAGTTATGTCTATATATAGCGAAACTGTTTTAGGGCAAACAGTCCATTTGTGGTGAAAACTGAACACTAATGTCAAAAGCCTCCTGGAAAGTGAAAGGGTTTACACAAAGTTGTTTTCCTCTTTTACCCTCTCAACAAAATGCATTGTCCATTGTCATAAAAATATTGTTCTTTTACTTTTCAATATGCATTTTTACcatttgttttgtgttgttAGTTATCTATCTAGAAAAACTTTACGAAGtataatattatgaaaaaatttcttATGCCCAACTTATTATTCATATGATTTTCATTCATTCAGACCTTCACGTTGGCATTAACTCGTATGTTTTCTGTGACTAGAGTAGTACAATCATGCATCTTAGGTTAATATAGAAAACATATTGATTTTGATCTGATCTGTAACAATTGCAGATCAAGTGCTAGCGGCATCAGCTCAAGGCATGTCAATCGGGATCAACTACGGGCAGATCGCGGACAACCTCCCTTCTCCGACCAGGGTCTCGGGTCTCCTCCGGTCAATGCAGATCAGCAAGGTGAAGCTCTACGACGCCGACCAGAACGTCCTGAGCGCGTTCCTCGACACGGGCGTGGAGTTCGTCGTCGGCATCGGCAACGAGAACGTGTCGGCGATGGtggacccggcggcggcgcaggcgtggGTGCAGCAGCACGTCCGCCCCTACCTCCCGAGCGCGCGCATCACCTGCATCACCGTCGGGAACGAGGTGTTCAAGGGCAACGACACCGCGCTCAAGGCCAACCTCCTGCCGGCGATGCAGTCCGTGTACAACGCCGTCGTCGCGCTCGGGCTGCAGGGCCAGGTGAACGTCACGACGGCGCACTCCCTGGACATCATGGGCAGCTCCTACCCTCCCTCCGCCGGCGCGTTCCGGCCCGACGCCGTGCCGTACATCCAGCCGCTGCTCAACTTCCTGTCCATGGCGGGGTCCCCGTTCCTGATCAACTGCTACCCGTACTTCGCCTACAAGGCCGACCCGGGCAGCGTGCCGCTGGAGTACGTCCTCTTCCAGCCCAACGCCGGCGTGACCGACCCAAACACGAAGCTCAACTACGACAACATGCTGTACGCCCAGATCGACTCAGTGTACGCCGCGATGCAGGCGCTGGGCCACACCGACGTCGACGTGAAGATCTCCGAGACCGGGTGGCCGTCCAGGGGCGACCCCGACGAGGCCGGCGCGACGCCGGAGTACGCCGGGATCTACATCGGCAACCTCCTGCGGAGGATCGAGATGAAGCAGGGGACGCCGCTGAGGCCGTCGTCGCCCATCGACGTCTACGTCTTTGCGCTGTTCAACGAGAACCTCAAGCCGGGGCCGGCATCCGAGCGGAACTACGGGCTGTTCTACCCCGACGGCACGCCGGTCTACGACGTCGGCCTGCGCGGGTATCTCCCGCCGATGGACGAATCGAAAAGCGCGCGAAAGGTAGGCGGTGTGAACTGTGAACTCGATCGTTTTTTTCTCCTTCAAAATCTGCAAAACTGTTACAAACTTTCTGCTGCATGTCACGCATCATATAGATAAAAGAATTTAGATCAGGTGACCGTGCTGCTTTCATATAATACTTTATCAAACGTTTGGCAACTAGCTAATCACATGGCCTAAGCAGGAATAGAACTCCCCACTAAATCGGTGTCGAAAGTAATTGATGACTTTGACGCATCTGCTTTAGTTTTGCCGCGAAAGCGTGAAGTGTCCGTTCTATGAATGTGCAAATGAAACATCAGAGATAGTACATCCTCCTTTTGCATCTCTAATTTACAAGAGACCTGACTAGTAACGACTAACGACCGTGACATTTGTCCTTGGCAGGCGGTTTCAGTGTTAGCTCTCATCGCCATTGCATCGATCACTCTCATCTTATCCTGAGAGTATATACTTTTGTCCAGTTCAGTAAAGTAGAGTAAAGGTGCAGCATCTCTTGCTGCTGAAGATTCCCATAGAAGAAAGCAAGGTAAGATAGTTGGAAGACAACCAGCATTTTTAtctatgtagttttttttttgagtgaaTTTATCTATGTAGTGGATTCTTCATGTAGTAAAATAGCTTGTTTTGGATTAAGAAATAGAGAAAATTCTTCAAATTTGGAAGATCTAGTAAATTCTGATACTATAGTAGTTTGCCATATTAGTAGGAATTAATCACCTATATGCTCATGCCACATACTAGTATGCTCAAAGATTAACCTAATATTACATTACTCCAGGGATGCTTCGGGAGCACAAGatcattcagatttcagaacgATAGGATCGCCCATGCATTTAGtgtgtctttttatttttatttgataCTAGCATTTAGGGGCTAAATTTGGCACAGATAGTGATGTAGAAGTAGAAACTAACGAAAGCTTCGAGATGATACAAGTCCAGATCTGTAATATACGACCTTGGTTTGATACAATTCTTGTTGATTAATTTCTTATTGATACATTTTGATTTGTTTATGCAAACTGTATATTGTATATATCAGTGGGACAATCATCGGTACATAAGTTCAGAGAGATATTTGTAGTATTGTACATATTATGTGGCCCTTTTCGATGTGTAATAATTTTGATCTGAGAGTTTCAGGGCGTAGTACTCGTGCAGACAGGTGTGTATAATACAGTAGTACATGTGTGATTATAAAAGTTGCAAAATTGTAACCTAATTAATACCCCCCCTATGTTTCAACATTTTTACTTATTATCCCACACATATCAATAAGAAACCAATGAATACACCCATATTCTTCATTTTTACCTACTTACTTTTACAAACATCGATACAATGActgctaaaaatgaacttatttacTTACTATTATTCTTCATTTTATCTACTTACAATTTATTTATGTTGTACTTTTACAAACTCCGATACGATGACTGCTAAAAatcaacttatttacttacttTGGTATATACGAAAAGGACgaaaaatggacttattcccgGACAGCAGGAGTAGTTAGGTCTCAAAGGATTGGcaaagtacttttttttttttttggagaactCAACTTcctaaggattttttttccctatagAGCCCTTAATTTGATTAATAGGAAGATGATAagaaattttctataggattgtATCCCTATAGTCAATTTCATAGGAAACCTCTTAGGGAACTTTCATTTGGATTATTTTCCTCCAGTGCAATCAAAGGATTTTCTTTCTGTTTTACATGTTTTCAATAATTGGATGAACATATTACTTTAGTTTCTGTGTTTTTCTTATATCTATGTTTTTACTGTACTGTGTTTTAAAGGGTCCTGGTGTCGAAAATGACCGAGTATAGATGCAGTTGTAGCCATCTAGCGGAAGAACCCACCTGACAAGctcgtaattaattaattactagtaaACGTGCACGTGAAATCCACGTGACATAATATTTGATGAATAAATAATATGCAAGGAAAATATGGCGTTGTCATTGATCAATGTACGTGCATGCAATCTCTTGAATGGGCAGAGCATGCTAGCCCAGAAGCAAATCAACTTGAAATTCACAATCGCCACCATCTAGCTAAAAAATCTGAAATCTTAGCCTACTACTACAGTTTGAGACAAAATGAGGCACTTCTTTTATTCAGTTTGACACGTTGCAGTATTTACACCtataaataaatccaaataaaccctaaaaatccttaGGAAACATCAATAACCGAGCCTCTCAAATGGAAATTTATCAGATCTTCTCATGGTAGCCTCTGCTATTGTGTTCTCCCTGTGCAAAATAGAGCCCAGGTTTGCAGAAGCTTACTGCCCCCGCGTCAACTTAGCTGAGCTGCAAACCTTCTTCATGAAAGCCCACATCCTACAAAATCCTAAGGCAGAAGTATACGGCTTAAATCCAGATATGCATGCACGTCTGTCTTATGTAAAGCAAAGCACCCATCTTAGCTAAGACAGAAATCCAGGATTGGGTAAGATGACATCACATGATTCTGTACAATTACGAAGAGCATTTGCTATCTAACTAATTACTTAGAGCAGTTGTTGTATGATTTCGTACAAAATTATATAGCTGTAAATATAGTAAAAAAAGAGCAATTCTAGATGAGATTTTCATATATGAGTACAGATATACTTATGATATTTTAGTCCAATGGTAACATCTAATAGGAGTTACTaacagccaaaaaaaaacacatctaATAGGAGTTACTAACAGCATCCAATAGAGATATCTAGCAATCTTGATGGACAGAGTTTGACATGAATAGGAGCAGTCTTACTGCTAGTCATCGTCTCATCTTCAAATAATTCTGAATATAGAtatgggctgtgtttagttcacgccgaagttggaagtttggttgaaaattggaacgatgtgattgaaagtttgtgtgtgtatgacatgttgatgtgatgggaaaagttggaagtttggaaaaaaactttggaactaaacacaccaatGATAGTGATGATAATATAGTATAGGGATATAGATAAGCTGTTACTGATATACCTACTGCTAGTCCTCATGAGTTGTTCCTACATGCTAGCAATAGTGTTTTTCAAGATGCAGCACAGTAGATCTGAAAGACATGGAATTCCTGCTTCGGTGTTACCCATCAAACCATAGCAATTTTAGCAAGTACAGTTAAAATTAGCATCAATTCAAGCCAAATATCATACCATAGCAAGGTAACAGGAAATTCCAACAATAAAGTATTGTCATGTAGAAACGACACCTAACTCCATACAAATTACCTTTATGTTGGCCTTTGCCATATTTTTTTGCCGTATGTTTCGTTTTTCTTTAGATTCAGAGTTCAGTTGAAccctattttcctttttctcatcACATGAATCCTGTATTTCTTGAACCTGCAAGGACCTTATGAGGAACAATTAGCAACTcacatgaagaaaaaaaatgttactgACATCAGCAGCAAGACATTTTACCCAATCTTGCTGAAGATATCGGTGTGGAGCCCCTAATAGTGACCATGGTGGCAGTGGTCGAACAAATTTTTATTGAGTATTTCAACAAATGCATGGTCAACATTTTAGCAAACAAATAGTGAGCACGCTGCTGTACAAAAGAATGACTGGAGGGAACCATATAACAAATAGTTGAAGAAACATAATCTGGATGCAGGTGGATTCCTTGGGCTAGCTGCAGATAACATTTTCATTTTTGCTAAGGTGCAGAGCATGGACTAAAGTATGGACTCAAAGATTTGGAACAGAGCTCTAGAATTCATTAGAGTTTACCAACATTTAGAACAGAGCTCTAGAATTCACATTGGCTGGGATCTAAATACAAATAACATGTCAACACTCTGTAAATACAGGAGttgaaaataacaatataatgcAAAATATGATGCCGAATGTATAATCAAACACTGCAACAGATTTTGTAAATACAGGAATGTATAGTGCAAGATCGTCTAAACTACTGCAACAGATTCTGTACGTGAATCAAACAATAGCCTAATGAGCACATTGCTTGAGATGACTGATAACCTGGCACAGCGAGCTACCTCCGGCAGCCTGAGGGAAGCAGCTCCAGCCAGTGGAGTGGGCTGCACTGGTTCCATGACCAGTCAACGTGAAGCACAGCGGACGCAGGGGTTATTGGTGTCGGCGGCAAGGCAGAGGCATGGGTGGGTTAGGACTTAGCAGTGCGTACCGAGGACAGCGGTGgccggtggagatggcggcagcGACCGCGGAGGAGATCGGCGAGGCGGGCGTCGCGGTTGGCGTGGCGGCCGCGCGATGGCGAGGCGTCGGCAGtgatgcgggcggcggcgccggtcggAAGATGGCGGGGCGTCGGCGGGAGTCGCGACGCCGATGTGCACTGGGTGGGGCTTCGGCGGCGTCGGAATCTCCACCGCTCCACCTCTACCAAAGACTCCCCAAATGCTGCATCACGTCACATCGATGCTCCACCTTGCGAGCCGGCTACCCCGCCGATCTCCACGGACAGAAGCGCCGGGATGGGGGTGGGGTGCCGcgggaggagccggcggcgacgcggaggaACCGTCGGCCGG
This window of the Oryza sativa Japonica Group chromosome 4, ASM3414082v1 genome carries:
- the LOC4335780 gene encoding glucan endo-1,3-beta-glucosidase 14, coding for MAAGEQPGTGSPPQPSTRLFLLVLAVILTDQVLAASAQGMSIGINYGQIADNLPSPTRVSGLLRSMQISKVKLYDADQNVLSAFLDTGVEFVVGIGNENVSAMVDPAAAQAWVQQHVRPYLPSARITCITVGNEVFKGNDTALKANLLPAMQSVYNAVVALGLQGQVNVTTAHSLDIMGSSYPPSAGAFRPDAVPYIQPLLNFLSMAGSPFLINCYPYFAYKADPGSVPLEYVLFQPNAGVTDPNTKLNYDNMLYAQIDSVYAAMQALGHTDVDVKISETGWPSRGDPDEAGATPEYAGIYIGNLLRRIEMKQGTPLRPSSPIDVYVFALFNENLKPGPASERNYGLFYPDGTPVYDVGLRGYLPPMDESKSARKAVSVLALIAIASITLILS